Genomic segment of Gasterosteus aculeatus chromosome 4, fGasAcu3.hap1.1, whole genome shotgun sequence:
TTTATACTCATCAATAATTATTTTGTTTACACACGTTGAGGTGCACGAGCACTCGTGGACAGACCAGCACATTGACATGAAATGAAACAAGAGATTTTACTGATGAACTTCACCGGGTCGCTGTCATTGTTTTAGCTACACCGCCACCTGGTGGAGACGAGCGAGACTTCAGGGTGAGAAGAATGAGCTGAAAAGAGAGCATCGACTTCAAAAACATATGAAAGACCAGGTGGAGGTGACGTGAGATTGTGTCTTTTGTATGGGTTGAAAAAGGAAGAATATGCATTTCTATATTGTAATATTACATCATGTCCGTTTTGTTTCCATTTGGTATTTGCTTATTCCACTTCAGTCAGTAATTacattcatttatatatattgtttaacaacaataaaaacaaaatgtcagggattgcgggaggtaggactcagacgcagagttcaaaaacaaaagggacttttaatagtcaaaagcaaaaacaaaaggccaaggggcaaaaacacacaggaaacaggggggaaaacagcaggcaggaaactatgAACACCCACGACGAttgacaaggacatgcgtggccaaagacaatgacgcgacaagtgacaacagacacacatggtttaaatacacaagggaggtgcaggtgattggacacaggtggaaactattagacgatcacaggggatgacgggacaaggcaggaagtgaagttacccggggacacgagtggcagaaaactacaaaatataacatgaagtgaaccacaccgtgacacaaaatCGAGAATGTTTACTGTTCACATGGCAATTACAACAGTAGATCATCATCAATGTAAGCTTTCAGCTTCAGTGCTTCTTTTATtcattataaataaaaacaaaacaatagaaGCTATTAGATTTGTAGAAATCCTATTGATGTTTCACAGTGTTGATTACAGCCACTTTGAtggagtaaatacaaataaatgctCACATTCGGAACAGCAACACAACGACAGAATCCCACTGTTTAAGGTTTCTGTGGCACTTTTCTACTTGGCTTTTTAAGAGACGTGGTAACACCTTCACACAATACTGTACTTTATATTACACATTTACACAGCACTGTTGACGTGGCAAATTTAACTATTAAATCCGGTACATTCAAAACGTAGAAAACGGTGGCATGAAGTGAAGTGATCGAGTACCAAATATCATAAATACAAAGTCAAAGAATACAAGCGGTTCAATTCTAAAAGACTCCTCAGTGTCGGGCAGCTTCAGCCACAATGAGATGCGTAAAAGTGCAAATAAGAAAGAAGTGCTCGATTTTTCTTGGGTCAACAGATGATTATTTAGAAGGATTGTTGTCTGTCATTGTAAATAAGACAGAGACAACCCACGTTGTGGTGACATGACTGATAACACAAAACACCAGCACTTTATACTGTGGTGGTCTTGAATCAAGTTTAAGGCAATATTATATGGCAACATTTATTCATCCTGAGTCAAAAAGTCTTCCCACCGATAAGATAAATACATGTAGGTAGAATGCAACACATTTATCTTTCAGCGGAAGAACTTTTGCGTCAAGATGAATAATCTGCAAAGAAAGTGCATAAATTAGCATAAAATAGAAACTGTCTTCTTGTTGTTTCCCACTATTTTCTGTTTCTGCATCATAAGCTTAACATTGCTGACATATGCagcatttaagaaaaaaaaaagcgcttATATTTCTATTGAACTGTTAATACCAAACACTTTTTCTGTAATACAAACtacgtcttctttttttctcaaatcagACTTTATTCCCCCGGGGGAGCCTAATCATTGCAGATACTTAATGTTCTTCTCTTTCTAAAACGAGCCATCCGAATATACtcacatttatttaacaaaaaaaaaaaatggggatGAAAAGTGCAAGACTACAGGTAACAAAACACAACTTTCTCCTGTTGAAGAGTTGCACTTAAAAGGTGCTTCGCCGATGACGCACAATTTGGTGTAAAAAATATGACATGCTactttgtgtgttgtgatgaAGTGTCAGTGACGAGTCTCCAGCTCGGTAACATTAGCACAAGTAGATTCCTGATTAGCTTCACgaagaagaaataaacaacTGGGACTCTCAAAGACACAAAACCAAAGAATTCAAAGTGACAAAACTGCTCAAACTATCAAACCATAGAAAAAgactcaaataaaaatgaaaaaaaactgaagacACCTTGAGATTAAAATTGTAGGTATAAAAATGGCAAAAGAGCCACAAACTATTCAGAGGGACTGAACGCTTAAACGTCATCTGGAATGTTTTCTTCACTCCGTAAAGTGACAGGTCACGGTCGGCGTTTTGGGGTATTCTGCTGTACAGCTACACGTCCTGCTTTCTGTCTCCAGTTCCCGCCGTCCCTTCAATCCGACTGGCCCTTCAGGTACGGCTCGTCCTGCGACAGATGCCCGTCGAAGGCGTCCATGTAgaggctgctggtgctgctgccgctgctgcccaGGAACGTGCCCACCGCGCGGCCCTGGCGGGCGTGACCCACGGCGTCGCTGAACACCTTGTTGATCTGCTCCTCCGACGGCATCCACCAGTCCGGGTTGGAGGCACAGTGCATCCGGATGAACTctgggggagggaaaaaaagaagaaaaaaaatgtgaagaatcttcaaatcaaaccgagatcaaAAATGGCAACGCAAACTTTGATCAGTATACTAGTGTACCCGACGGGGggggctttttgtttttttatttgtgatgatAAAACATCCCTGTCTTATTACTATCCACTTAACTGGAGGTGACATTTGCATGAAAAAGGTAATAATGCTGACTGATTTTTCACAGATTTCGTGCAAACAACTGTTCTGCCCTTCGAAGTGTTAGAacatatattttcataatatttGAAATGACAGTGTGACATTGTGTAACCGATAGAGAAGCCGAGCGCCTTTTCTTGAATTAGACCTCATAGTAAGTTTCAGCTTATTATTTAAGCTGTCTGGCCCTCGTCGCTCTGCTCTCACACGGTTGTTTTAGGTCGCGGCCTGCAGCAACTTTCAGAGGAAAAAGCTTCAGAAACCGACGAGCACCGAGCAGCAGACGCACACAGTTATCTGGGGAACAGAGACGAGCATTTAGAAGCTAGAGAGCCAGACGTTTCCCTCAGGATGCAGTGGAGCCAAAAACGGAGTTAAAAGAAGAGTGACTGTTAAAGTAAGTTATCAGgtgcacacacgcaaacacaactATGAACAAATTAAATGTGTATCTGCTTAATATATCAACTAAAAAAGTGATGACATCCAAATGTTCACAACTTGTTTCTGCTGCCTCCAGGTAGTTGGAGGgttaaaataatacattgtGAGGCAGTTTATAGTGGAAATGAGCAGAATCCGATTGGTAATATGTTGAACATTTCTCTCCTATCTAATAAACAGACTAAGGAATATTCACATTAACCACAATACATAATATTTGGTTCACTTCTGCTTGTCATGTGAACATGAATACgaagctctcctgctgcttttcaAATCTGAAACATGGCCTGTAAAAGATTCAGTGCTCCAAAAGGAGGCACTAGATGAATTAAACAACGCTGACATTTTCACAAGTAGACATTTCGCCAGAGCTTCTGGCTGCAGGAGAACCGCAGGAGCTCCACTAGTGTTTCAGTTCCCAGCGTTTCAATAACGATGCATCACTTTAATTTGGGCTGACCGAAGCGCGATGCAAACGGCGATGACTCGACAGacgtcttctctctcttctctcgtaCCTCTGAGGCAGCTGACTTTGACGGGGTTCAGCGGTCGTCTCTCCAGGCCGGGATCTCCCGAGTGGACCGAGCGCTTCCTTTTTCCCAAACCGCAGGAGAACTTCAGCTCGTCCGTAGTGAAGATGAAGCGGATCAGGTAGCGCAGCAACCGCCGGCCATCTTTCTTGGAGGAGTTGACGGCCTCGTCCCACTGCTTGTTGGAAATGAAGAGAGGATAgttctccagcagctgtttgCTGCCCTGCAGGGGAGCATTGGAAtcaacaattattattattattattattattattgtacttcTTTTAGGGTGTACAGCTGCATCTAGTGCCAATTTAACTGATATGCCGGCACGTCCTGTTTTCAGACCAACAAATGCAAATGTCTTTATATTCTTTATAATcttaaaaacacagatttatttcattaaaagcACAGACCTCAAAGACAGTTTGCCGTTCTTCTTCCTGCGCGGACAGAgttgtaaaaatacatttattacaaaaCGTTCACACAACttaaaaaaagcacaattaACACAATGACAGTTAGTTATTTTGGATGGATGAGATGTGATGCTTTCACACGCTGCTGATCACACATCCTTTCAAAGCTGTAAATAATGCACAGCAGCGCGAGTCCTCACCTCGGTGAGCTGCTCCTCCGGCATCGGCTGGACCAGCTGGTTGTGGAACTCCAGAACAGTCTTGAAGTAGTCGAGGACATTTTGACAGGGAGCTGAccggaaataaaaacacacaacccaTCTGGTTAATTTAACAACAATGATCCAGCAAAGGGGAGATATAATTAGATATTTTAGTGAAAAGTAGGTCGAGGGGACACCAGGGTGCGCAGAATGCTTTTGGGAGAGCgggaaaatgaacaaaaatagaTGCTAATAAAACTGATGTATTTAGAGAGGTGGAACATTTGGCTTTCTGAAAGggatcacacacaaacacttatttATCGAGCTCTAATGTTGATGCGAACACAAAGACGTGATTCCGAAGTGGTTGATGCATCAGTGTGAATAAAAGTAAATTAATATATTTCCGTATAAAAAAATATGACCAATGAAGAAAGAGCTTCAATTAATTGTTAGAAATgaaataattgattaattaatcaataGTCACAAAATCAGCAATTTCTTAAAAACTGCAGCCTTGAAAGTGGTGTGGCTCTGCGTTTGAATGTTGATCCACCATCTAGGCCAAAACATCTGAAATAAACTATGATGCATGATTATCCTTATtattatacaaaaaaacaggGTTTTAGAGTAAGATGACAAATACTTGCAACGTGCATCCTTGTTTTCTTATTAATCATTCATGATGTTTGCTCCATGAATGTTCCAAAATAGAAACTGATGCTTCCTTTTTCAATATTCATAGATTACCCAGTCAAGTTTCAAGTCTCCAGCCCTGAATGAAACCATCTGGGACTCTTTTAACACTGTGCTGTATTACTTACACATACAAGTAAGTAAAAATAAGGTACAATGCTCCCGTATCACACACTCTGCCCCGACATTAACACATATCAGAAGAACAGAGTTGGACTTTCCTTAAATTTGTCCCTATTGTGTATCACTCCTTCGACCCATCCCAAAGAATGGACTCAAACCCTGTGAAGCCTTATATGTCTTCCGCGTGCACCTGGGACATTCTCCAGCTTGTTGCGCAGCTCCTCgttctcctgctgcagagacaGCACCTCCTGCTCCAACTCCAGGCAGCGTGGGCAGcagctctcctcttcctcctcctcctcctcatcctcctcgggCAGCGTGGACGACGGGTGGCCGTAGGACTCTGACGGCGCCGGCGAGCCCCAGCCGGCCAGGTGGTGCCTCGGAGGAGACGCCCCCGAGCCGGGCTCTGCGGACGGAGACGGCTCATCGTCCGGGCCGCCGGCAGCCAGATGTCGCCGCTGCCGAGGCCCCGAGAGCAGGTAGTTCTGTAGGGAGTCCGTGAAGATGCGGAGAACGGCGGAGGTCTGTTGTTGGTTCAAATGGCTTTGTTTGGCCTCGTCTTCCGGGTCCGTGGTGGAGGAGCTCTCTGCAGGTTTGGACAGCGAGGAGCAGTGGAGCCCGTGCACCTCCCCCGGCCCGCCTTCCAGCTTGATGTTGGACgtgagggaagaggaagaggaggaagaggagggctcCAGGAGACGGCCGTTGTTGAGGAGGCTGAGGACTCGGCTGCACTGCTGAGCGAAGGCGTCCAGGATGAGGCGGTTCTctacagcgtggaggagacaccAAGAGGTCAAAGACAGTCATCGCCTTTACGATCAATCGAGACCGTTGGGTTCACACGGATTATTCTGATAGTCACGGCTCATTTTTGATCTCGGAAACAGCAGTTTCAAAATAATCCCACCACTGTTCATTTGGCAGATGTTCTAAAACCTTTGACCACATcattgctgtaaaaaaaaacgttctacACTTCCAGTGAACAAAGTCATTCTGTTGATGAAGGCAAAAGCTCCATCATTCAGCCTCTGTGACCACACAATGATACACGAGCAGCATGTTACTGTTACATTTAGATGATGATAGTTTGTACTTCACAAACCGCAATGCCTATTTTGTACCGTTTTCAGATTTCTGCTTTGACATTCTTGATCATTTGACGTCTCGACATTGAAGACTTCTCAACAATTAAGTCAGAGGTTTGGAGGCTAAATGTGTCTTTTGTGGATCTACTGACAATACATCTGAAATAGGACCAGGGCTCTTAActgaacattacattatatcTCGTctagctgactcttttatccaaagcgagaTATATCTTGATTATAGGGGTCAAGAGCCGAAGAAATCTAGAACTGGAAGGTTGTAAATTCAGCCGTGAAAAACATGTAGTGGTTtaacaacaaaagaaagaagcggTTCCTCCAAAGTCAAGTAGCATAATACTGATGAAACACAATGAAGTTTTCCACAGGAAGCTTACGGAAACAAAGCGAGGGATTCTGTGTTTAGTGTCTCTGGCTGCGCTTCTTTTATGCCTCCCTTTTCTCTCGTTTGAGGCCAATCCTTCCACATACAGTAGGCCCCTCTGCTCATAGAAATGTCAGCTTGATTATGCTAAATTATTCAGATGTCAATAAACTCTGAAGACACAGAATCTGCTGTGACCAAACCCAGCCGAGCAAAAGGAAATCAGCACGCAGCTATTGTCCAGAAAGCAGCCCTCAGCGTACAGTTTCCCCGGTAGTCTGGGCACGTCTGAGTGAGATGATCTCACACATACCTCCATGTAATGATTATGAGTCCagtgtcctcacacacacacacacatataaatatacagaCAGACAAAATGAGTTCTAGGCTGCCACTGCTGCGTTGCAACTCGCTCAGACGGATCTATCAGCCCGGCGCAGATGTGTCGCATTTATTAATATGCGTGCCGTCTCTGTTTACCCGTCGAGATGTATCTGATATCATTTGCCTTCATCctgcaagcccccccccccccccccccccaccccctcctacCCGCCACCctactctcctctctcaccagTTCTGTGGATGTGCGAGCTGAGAGCCTCATCAAATTTCATTAAAACAACACGCTCGGCAGAGGCAAATTTATGAGTCCCATTtattttaatcacaactctttgGGAACGGATTTTCAATGTAATTTGCGTTATTGTGTGCCAAAGCGGCCGCTCAGTCCAGAGGTCCGTCTCCCTTCTTGAGGAGGGTATcaagtttttgttattttccttttcagccATGAGAGGGGTGTTAAGTTCCTGCCGTGATGCAGATTGAGAGCACTTTGATGTGGCATAATCAGTGAGAATGCACGGCTAGTTTAGCTGGGATTAGATTGAGCATGTGCGTAAAAATGAGCTGAGAACTGTTTTTGTGTGGTTATTTCATTTATCTGGATCTGGATGGTGTGTATGTAACAATGGGTCAGAAAGACTGAACTCTGGGCTTTAAACTAAGAGAGAATCTGTGAATCTGCTCACTCACATATTGAAGTGGGTTAAAGATGCTTAATTTTAGATCAAACAAATGATACTTCACGCGCACATTTCCCACAACAGCTGGACTTTAAAGAGGTTAACATCTGATTGGATAGATGTATACTGTATAATTTCAGAACTAGCAGGATTAGGTTCATTGCTTTCATCTGGGTTCCCGGGGACGCGCCCTCCACACGGGGAACACATTTCTTACCGCGGCTGCACAGCCCAGTAATGAACCGCAGCTGAGGAGAGAAATTAGCACAGAACAATGTGTTTCAACCAGAGGGCCCTTcttgcacactcacacataggACACacaag
This window contains:
- the bend4 gene encoding BEN domain-containing protein 4 is translated as MEGETQPADEGPCAPKMCRQPRGPYSTLKPLQSRRSAGKSRFDSSAVVGVPLFGDGHHFTFHPEQQHRFQPPRRHDHQHHQPHQRPHQLHQSSFAISSSQQHRLPGEKGPGSRDPTSTSAAAAAAASPGAPQRRSGAAEPRFSPDCTYGISAENRLILDAFAQQCSRVLSLLNNGRLLEPSSSSSSSSLTSNIKLEGGPGEVHGLHCSSLSKPAESSSTTDPEDEAKQSHLNQQQTSAVLRIFTDSLQNYLLSGPRQRRHLAAGGPDDEPSPSAEPGSGASPPRHHLAGWGSPAPSESYGHPSSTLPEEDEEEEEEEESCCPRCLELEQEVLSLQQENEELRNKLENVPAPCQNVLDYFKTVLEFHNQLVQPMPEEQLTEEEERQTVFEGSKQLLENYPLFISNKQWDEAVNSSKKDGRRLLRYLIRFIFTTDELKFSCGLGKRKRSVHSGDPGLERRPLNPVKVSCLREFIRMHCASNPDWWMPSEEQINKVFSDAVGHARQGRAVGTFLGSSGSSTSSLYMDAFDGHLSQDEPYLKGQSD